One Purpureocillium takamizusanense chromosome 1, complete sequence genomic window carries:
- the RPC19 gene encoding RNA polymerase subunit AC19 (COG:K~EggNog:ENOG503P58J), with translation MPGRTKRPDEAASQDDASMQDAPPSAQPEETPDAAMEDDEQEDEDEDEEDEVEAQRVKILPGSTDTAASFEFIDEGHTLGNALRYVIMKNPDVEFCAYAIPHPSEPKMNIRIQTYEGAAVDALKKGLVDLQEVCDVVADEFWTKREAFNAENGISR, from the exons ATGCCGGGCAGGACAAAGAggccggacgaggcggcgtcaCAGGATGATGCCAGCATGCAGGACGCCCCTCCTTCTGCGCAGCCCGAGGAGACACCAGACGCTGCCATGGAAGACGATGAacaggaggatgaggacgaggatgaagaggacgaggtggaggcTCAGCGGGTGAAAATT ctgcccgGCTCGACAGACACTGCGGCCTCGTTTGAGTTTATTGACGAGGGGCACACCCTCGGCAACGCTCTGAGATATGTCATTATGAAGAA CCCCGATGTGGAGTTTTGCGCCTATGCTATTCCGCATCCCTCTGAGCCCAAGATGAACATCAGAATCCAAACATATG AGGGCGCTGCCGTTGACGCCCTGAAAAAGGGGCTGGTAGACTTGCAGGAGGTATGCGACGTCGTGGCGGACGAGTTCTGGACCAAAAGGGAAGCCTTCAACGCCGAAAACGGCATCTCGAGGTGA
- the RPC19 gene encoding RNA polymerase subunit AC19, variant 2 (COG:K~EggNog:ENOG503P58J), translated as MPGRTKRPDEAASQDDASMQDAPPSAQPEETPDAAMEDDEQEDEDEDEEDEVEAQRVKILPGSTDTAASFEFIDEGHTLGNALRYVIMKNPDVEFCAYAIPHPSEPKMNIRIQTYGKDPGPHDSGHSPPSPLGGKEPRLTYMHRGRCR; from the exons ATGCCGGGCAGGACAAAGAggccggacgaggcggcgtcaCAGGATGATGCCAGCATGCAGGACGCCCCTCCTTCTGCGCAGCCCGAGGAGACACCAGACGCTGCCATGGAAGACGATGAacaggaggatgaggacgaggatgaagaggacgaggtggaggcTCAGCGGGTGAAAATT ctgcccgGCTCGACAGACACTGCGGCCTCGTTTGAGTTTATTGACGAGGGGCACACCCTCGGCAACGCTCTGAGATATGTCATTATGAAGAA CCCCGATGTGGAGTTTTGCGCCTATGCTATTCCGCATCCCTCTGAGCCCAAGATGAACATCAGAATCCAAACATATGGTAAAGATCCAGGGCCACACGACTCCGGGCAttcgcccccctccccccttggTGGCAAAGAGCCAAGGCTGACGTACATGCACAGAGGGCGCTGCCGTTGA
- the NdufA6 gene encoding ndufa6 NADH-ubiquinone oxidoreductase subunit (EggNog:ENOG503P2TN~COG:C), with translation MAITPTQFAKKTAQSASWADAKRRVLSTYREWMRAAPEIQTMYNIPLPVSALRTRVRQEFEQNRFVAKLPVVDVLLFKSHSEYQEMMNFWKQTTHVMSYFKEENFRGDHRRPSNFMQGFLEGRN, from the exons ATGGCCATCACGCCGACGCAGTTCGCCAAAAAGACGGCGCAAT CGGCCAGCTGGGCGGATGCAAAGCGCCGAGTCCTGTCCACCTACCGCGAATGGATGCGAGCC GCACCCGAGATCCAAACCATGTACAACATCCCGCTGCCCGTCTCCGCCCTCCGCACACGGGTGAGGCAAGAGTTTGAGCAGAACCGATTCGTCGCAAAGCTCCCCGTCGTCGATGTGCTCCTTTTCAAGTCGCATTCGGAATACCAG GAGATGATGAACTTCTGGAAGCAGACGACGCACGTCATGTCCTACTTCAAGGAGGAGAACTTCAGAGGCGACCATAGACGGCCGTCGAACTTCATGCAAGGGTTCTTGGAG GGTCGGAATTAG
- the BUD31 gene encoding Component of the SF3b subcomplex of the U2 snRNP (COG:K~BUSCO:EOG092652KR~EggNog:ENOG503P1XY): MPAIRHASKRKPPPDGFSDIENDLLIFANKMKDAQNKPPPTGPKYQAQWEIFQIAHQRSRYVYDLYYEKEAISKQLYEWLLKNGYADAMLIAKWKKTGYENLCCLRCVQTKETNFNSTCICRVPKADLKDNQDVQCVSCGCRGCASSD; encoded by the exons ATGCCTGCCATAAGACACGCCTCGAAGCGCAAGCCCCCTCCCGACGGGTTCAGCGACATCGAGAACGACCTGCTCATCTTTGCCAACAAGATGAAGGACGCGCAAaacaagccgccgccgacgggcccCAAGTACCAAGCGCAGTGGGAGATCTTTCAAATAGCCCACCAGAGGAGCCGCTATGTCTACGATCTGTACTACGAGAAGGAGGCCATTAGTAAACAGCTGTATGAGTGGCTGCTCAAGAACGGCTACGCGGATGCGATGCTCATCGCGAAGTGGAAGAAGACTGGATATGAAAAT CTCTGTTGTCTTCGCTGCGTCCAGACCAAGGAGACCAACTTCAACAGCACATGCATATGTCGCGTCCCAAAAGCTGATTTGAAGGATAACCAGGACGTTCAGTGCGTCAGCTgtggctgccgcggctgcgcaTCGAGCGACTAA
- a CDS encoding uncharacterized protein (COG:U~EggNog:ENOG503P230), with the protein MPSSPRLPPSKIPELDTAQGDNDQDNSSAMKCSLPPHKSAIGFNSYGDYETHYLQFHTNRCLECSKNFPSDHLLGVHIEEWHDPLVRVRRDKGEHTYSCFVEDCDRKCLTHQKRRMHMIDKHMYPKNFFFSVTKDGIDGRRSLLVDHGHHRRRSSATIQSKETRRRASTIDDAQTETTSEHISTIGEDKGSEGNSKQSQDADMADLTGAMSALQFVPPSVRFGRGRAGFAKR; encoded by the exons ATGCCTAGCTCACCGCGACTCCCGCCATCTAAAATTCCCGAGCTTGATACGGCCCAAGGCGATAACGACCAAGACAACTCCTCCGCAATGAAATGCTCTTTGCCACCTCACAAGTCTGCCATTGGCTTCAACTCCTACGGCGACTATGAGACGCACTACCTCCAATTCCACACAAATCGCTGTCTAGAATGCAGCAAGAACTTTCCGTCCGACCACCTTCTCGGCGTCCACATTGAGGAATGGCACGATCCCCTCGTAAGGGTCCGCAGGGACAAGGGCGAACACACG TATTCTTGCTTCGTCGAGGACTGTGATCGGAAATGCTTGACACACCAGAAGCGGAGGATGCACATGATTGACAAGCACATGTACCCCAAGAATTTCTTCTTTTCCGTCACCAAAGACGGCATCGATGGTAGACGGAGCCTGTTGGTCGACCACGGCCATCACCGACGTAGGTCCTCTGCGACTATCCAGTCCAAAGAAACGCGACGTCGCGCCAGCACCATCGATGATGCACAAACAGAGACCACCTCAGAGCACATCTCCACTATCGGTGAGGACAAGGGTTCAGAAGGGAACTCCAAACAATCGCAGGATGCAGATATGGCCGACCTTACCGGCGCCATGTCTGCGTTGCAATTTGTCCCGCCCAGTGTTCGCTTCGGCCGTGGTCGGGCGGGCTTTGCCAAAAGATAG
- a CDS encoding uncharacterized protein (COG:U~EggNog:ENOG503P230) gives MKRSREPEGEEQREKEPSRSPDLYIAHEGATTRSSMPSSPRLPPSKIPELDTAQGDNDQDNSSAMKCSLPPHKSAIGFNSYGDYETHYLQFHTNRCLECSKNFPSDHLLGVHIEEWHDPLVRVRRDKGEHTYSCFVEDCDRKCLTHQKRRMHMIDKHMYPKNFFFSVTKDGIDGRRSLLVDHGHHRRRSSATIQSKETRRRASTIDDAQTETTSEHISTIGEDKGSEGNSKQSQDADMADLTGAMSALQFVPPSVRFGRGRAGFAKR, from the exons ATGAAGCGCTCACGAGAGCCGGAAGGGGAAGAACAAAGGGAAAAAGAACCGTCGCGAAGCCCTGATCTCTACATCGCACACGAGGGGGCTACAACACGTTCGTCCATGCCTAGCTCACCGCGACTCCCGCCATCTAAAATTCCCGAGCTTGATACGGCCCAAGGCGATAACGACCAAGACAACTCCTCCGCAATGAAATGCTCTTTGCCACCTCACAAGTCTGCCATTGGCTTCAACTCCTACGGCGACTATGAGACGCACTACCTCCAATTCCACACAAATCGCTGTCTAGAATGCAGCAAGAACTTTCCGTCCGACCACCTTCTCGGCGTCCACATTGAGGAATGGCACGATCCCCTCGTAAGGGTCCGCAGGGACAAGGGCGAACACACG TATTCTTGCTTCGTCGAGGACTGTGATCGGAAATGCTTGACACACCAGAAGCGGAGGATGCACATGATTGACAAGCACATGTACCCCAAGAATTTCTTCTTTTCCGTCACCAAAGACGGCATCGATGGTAGACGGAGCCTGTTGGTCGACCACGGCCATCACCGACGTAGGTCCTCTGCGACTATCCAGTCCAAAGAAACGCGACGTCGCGCCAGCACCATCGATGATGCACAAACAGAGACCACCTCAGAGCACATCTCCACTATCGGTGAGGACAAGGGTTCAGAAGGGAACTCCAAACAATCGCAGGATGCAGATATGGCCGACCTTACCGGCGCCATGTCTGCGTTGCAATTTGTCCCGCCCAGTGTTCGCTTCGGCCGTGGTCGGGCGGGCTTTGCCAAAAGATAG